The Montipora capricornis isolate CH-2021 chromosome 3, ASM3666992v2, whole genome shotgun sequence genome window below encodes:
- the LOC138040202 gene encoding uncharacterized protein: MVNDLSVTLPLYKYVDDVTVFEVVPLSSIEPPVLQRELDKICEWTSSNNMKMNVTKTKEFTISFVKDPKLLDPLTVNSLPLESINTTKLLGVHLSSDLKWSTHVEAMCAKASKRLFALRSLKRSGVPPGDLRSVYSYFIRPVLEYACPVWHTSLLRKLSDQLEQIQRRTLRIIVPHLSYTNGLK, encoded by the coding sequence ATGGTAAATGATCTATCTGTTACACTTCCTTTGTACAAGTATGTCGATGATGTTACTGTGTTTGAGGTCGTACCTTTATCGTCGATTGAGCCACCTGTCTTACAGAGGGAACTCGACAAGATCTGTGAATGGACATCGTCTAATAACATGAAGATGAATGTTACTAAAACTAAAGAATTTACTATTTCCTTCGTTAAGGACCCAAAGTTGCTGGATCCGCTTACAGTTAACAGCCTGCCCCTTGAATCAATTAATACTACTAAACTCCTTGGGGTCCACTTGTCGTCTGACCTCAAGTGGTCGACTCATGTAGAGGCCATGTGCGCTAAAGCAAGCAAGCGTCTGTTTGCTTTACGATCCCTAAAACGTAGTGGCGTTCCGCCAGGAGATCTAAGATCGGTCTACTCCTATTTCATCCGCCCAGTATTGGAGTACGCTTGCCCTGTTTGGCACACTTCACTGTTGCGCAAACTCAGCGACCAACTTGAGCAAATTCAACGTCGTACTCTTCGTATTATCGTTCCACATTTGTCCTACACTAATGGCCTTAAATGA